Proteins encoded within one genomic window of Companilactobacillus sp.:
- the ilvD gene encoding dihydroxy-acid dehydratase, protein MSDTLNFTVSGKDMQKRSDEIKVGVDRAPGRSLLYATGAVKDPEDMKKPFIAICNSYIEIVPGHVHLRELADIAKEEIRKAGGIPFEFNTIGVDDGIAMGHIGMRYSLPSREIIADSAETVINAHWFDGVLYMPNCDKITPGMLMASVRTNVPCAFVSGGPMKAGVDPNGKAATLSSVFEAVGAFKDGKMSKDDFMELERNACPSCGSCSGMYTANSMNSLMEAFGVALPYNGTALAVSEQRRDLVRQAARRVMENVKNDLKPRDILTKEAFDDAFALDMAMGGSTNTVLHGLAIAHEAGVDYSEEEINKIAKKTPHLAKIAPSSAWTMQDVHEAGGIPALMNELIEKGVLHPDRITVTGKTIRENVAGKKTLNPEVIRPLDNPYSPQGGLSILYGNIAKNGSVIKVAGVDPDIHKFTGTAICFDSHDDAVAGIDNGTVKAGNVVVIRYEGPKGGPGMPEMLNPTSDIIGRGLGRTVALITDGRFSGATHGICVGHVSPEAASGGEIGLIHDGDKITIDLVNRTLDVDLTEAELDARRSELKPFQPKVRYGYLARYQYLVTSANTGGVMLGADELFGKVQQSATESGGKE, encoded by the coding sequence ATGAGTGATACGTTAAATTTTACAGTCAGCGGAAAAGATATGCAGAAACGAAGCGATGAAATTAAAGTCGGCGTTGACCGTGCACCAGGACGCAGTTTGTTATATGCCACTGGAGCGGTCAAGGATCCTGAGGATATGAAAAAGCCATTTATTGCTATTTGTAACTCATACATCGAGATCGTGCCAGGTCACGTGCACCTGCGTGAATTAGCAGATATTGCTAAAGAAGAAATCAGAAAAGCAGGGGGCATTCCGTTTGAATTCAACACAATTGGTGTTGATGATGGTATTGCGATGGGACACATCGGGATGCGCTATTCATTGCCAAGTCGTGAAATTATTGCCGATTCTGCTGAAACTGTAATTAACGCTCACTGGTTTGATGGCGTTTTGTACATGCCAAATTGCGACAAGATCACTCCCGGAATGTTGATGGCATCGGTTAGAACTAACGTCCCTTGTGCATTCGTATCCGGTGGTCCAATGAAGGCCGGCGTTGATCCTAACGGTAAAGCAGCCACATTATCATCAGTTTTTGAAGCGGTTGGAGCATTCAAGGATGGGAAAATGTCAAAAGACGACTTCATGGAACTAGAAAGAAATGCCTGTCCTAGCTGTGGTTCGTGTTCAGGTATGTACACTGCCAACTCAATGAACTCTTTGATGGAGGCCTTTGGCGTTGCTTTGCCATACAACGGAACAGCTTTAGCTGTTTCTGAACAACGTCGCGACTTGGTCAGACAAGCAGCTCGTCGAGTAATGGAAAACGTCAAAAATGACTTGAAGCCAAGGGATATTTTGACTAAAGAAGCCTTTGACGACGCTTTTGCCCTCGACATGGCCATGGGTGGTTCGACTAATACAGTTTTGCATGGATTGGCAATTGCTCATGAAGCCGGAGTTGATTACAGCGAAGAAGAAATCAACAAAATCGCTAAAAAGACACCTCATTTGGCAAAAATTGCTCCTTCATCAGCTTGGACGATGCAAGATGTTCACGAAGCCGGTGGAATCCCAGCCTTGATGAATGAATTGATCGAAAAAGGCGTTCTTCATCCTGATCGCATTACTGTCACTGGAAAAACTATCAGAGAAAACGTGGCTGGTAAAAAGACTTTGAATCCAGAAGTTATCAGACCGTTGGATAATCCATATTCTCCACAAGGAGGATTGTCGATTCTGTATGGAAATATTGCTAAAAATGGTTCAGTTATCAAGGTTGCTGGCGTGGATCCAGATATTCATAAATTTACTGGGACGGCAATTTGTTTTGACTCCCACGATGACGCTGTTGCCGGGATCGACAATGGGACAGTTAAAGCTGGCAATGTCGTAGTTATCAGATATGAAGGTCCTAAAGGCGGACCAGGGATGCCAGAAATGTTGAATCCAACTTCTGACATTATCGGACGTGGACTAGGTCGAACAGTTGCTTTGATCACTGACGGCAGATTCTCTGGTGCAACCCACGGTATCTGTGTGGGCCATGTTTCTCCTGAAGCTGCTTCTGGTGGTGAAATTGGCTTGATCCATGATGGCGATAAGATCACTATCGATCTCGTCAATCGGACGTTAGATGTTGATCTGACTGAAGCAGAACTTGACGCACGTCGTAGCGAATTAAAACCATTCCAACCAAAAGTTAGATACGGCTATTTGGCTAGATATCAATACTTAGTTACGTCCGCAAATACTGGTGGCGTAATGCTAGGTGCTGATGAATTGTTTGGCAAAGTTCAACAATCGGCCACTGAATCTGGCGGAAAAGAGTGA
- a CDS encoding ABC transporter ATP-binding protein, with protein sequence MSKILEFKNVSVTRGNNEIIHNFSWTVNEHENWAVLGLNGAGKTTLLKMIQGDLWPSSGSLEVLGGLFGKTNIPELKTKIGWVSTALQDQLHPGDRVTEIVLSGKFASIGIYQEYSDSDLQMARSILTKLGGQKLLNRPYAVLSQGERQLVLIARALMAQPQLLILDEPCNGLDLFAREDLLEKIDQIAKDPEGPALLLVSHYTEEILPTFGHVLLLRAGSIVDQGERSQIITEKNLSDFYQRPIQIKDLSDSRIAVYPKH encoded by the coding sequence ATGTCAAAAATTTTGGAATTTAAAAATGTCTCAGTCACACGTGGAAATAATGAGATCATTCATAATTTTTCATGGACTGTAAATGAGCATGAAAACTGGGCAGTTTTAGGTCTCAATGGAGCGGGAAAAACTACCTTGTTGAAGATGATCCAAGGAGACCTTTGGCCAAGTTCAGGTTCATTAGAAGTATTAGGCGGATTGTTTGGGAAGACCAATATTCCGGAGTTAAAAACGAAGATTGGTTGGGTCAGCACAGCACTGCAAGATCAGCTCCATCCAGGAGATCGAGTGACCGAGATCGTATTATCTGGAAAATTTGCCAGTATCGGGATCTATCAAGAATATTCTGATTCTGACTTGCAAATGGCGAGATCCATTTTGACTAAACTTGGCGGTCAAAAGCTACTGAATCGGCCTTACGCCGTGCTATCTCAAGGTGAACGACAATTAGTCTTGATTGCCCGTGCCCTTATGGCTCAGCCACAGTTGTTGATCTTAGATGAGCCTTGCAATGGGCTAGATTTGTTTGCTAGAGAAGATCTGCTTGAAAAAATCGATCAGATAGCTAAAGACCCTGAAGGGCCAGCATTGTTATTAGTCTCTCATTATACTGAAGAGATTTTACCAACATTTGGACACGTGCTGTTGTTGCGGGCTGGATCGATTGTTGATCAAGGTGAACGTTCCCAAATCATAACTGAAAAAAATTTATCTGATTTTTATCAACGTCCGATCCAGATCAAAGATTTATCAGACTCAAGGATTGCAGTATATCCAAAACATTAA
- the ilvC gene encoding ketol-acid reductoisomerase, with protein sequence MKVEMLYDKDVTTNYLQGKTLAFIGYGAQGHAQANNLRDSGYDVVVGVRPGKSFDNAKKDGFKVMSVADAAKQADWVQMLTPDEVMSDVYKNEVAPYLEPGNVLGFSHGFNVHYKEIVPPDYVDVVMMAPKGPGNLCRRTYKEGFGVPALYGYFQDYSGHAEDLSKEFAKGNGAARAGLLQTTFKEETEEDLFGEQNVLMGGVTALIETGFEVLTEAGYSPQLAYFEVEHEMKLICDLIYEGGFNKMYADCSNTSEYGSYVVGPKVVGAESKQAMKDALTNIQNGKFAKEFMADYRNGFKDLYKMRERSANSLLSEVGEQLRARMPFVNEADKYSTPQDEEEQSA encoded by the coding sequence ATGAAAGTAGAAATGTTATACGACAAGGATGTTACAACTAATTATTTACAAGGAAAAACTTTAGCTTTTATCGGCTACGGCGCACAAGGACATGCCCAAGCTAACAATTTACGCGATTCAGGATACGACGTAGTGGTTGGAGTTAGACCAGGAAAGTCATTTGATAATGCCAAAAAAGATGGCTTCAAGGTAATGTCAGTCGCAGACGCTGCCAAACAGGCAGATTGGGTTCAAATGTTGACTCCTGATGAAGTAATGTCAGATGTTTATAAAAATGAAGTTGCTCCTTATTTGGAACCAGGCAATGTCCTTGGATTTTCTCACGGCTTCAACGTTCATTACAAAGAGATCGTCCCACCAGATTACGTTGATGTAGTTATGATGGCACCTAAAGGACCAGGTAACTTATGTCGTCGTACTTATAAAGAAGGCTTCGGCGTTCCAGCATTGTATGGATATTTCCAAGATTACTCAGGACATGCTGAAGACTTGTCAAAAGAATTTGCTAAAGGTAACGGCGCCGCACGTGCCGGATTGCTTCAAACAACCTTTAAAGAAGAGACTGAAGAGGATCTCTTTGGTGAACAAAATGTCCTTATGGGTGGCGTTACAGCCTTGATCGAAACTGGATTTGAAGTCCTAACTGAAGCCGGTTATTCTCCACAATTAGCTTATTTTGAAGTTGAACATGAAATGAAATTGATCTGTGATTTGATCTATGAAGGTGGATTCAACAAGATGTATGCTGACTGTTCAAATACGTCAGAATACGGTTCATACGTTGTTGGACCAAAGGTTGTTGGTGCAGAGTCGAAGCAAGCCATGAAAGATGCTTTGACCAATATCCAAAATGGTAAATTCGCTAAAGAATTTATGGCTGACTATCGCAATGGCTTCAAAGACTTATACAAGATGCGCGAACGTTCCGCAAATTCATTGCTTTCAGAAGTCGGCGAACAATTACGTGCGAGAATGCCATTCGTTAACGAAGCTGATAAATACAGTACTCCACAAGACGAAGAAGAACAAAGTGCTTAG
- the ilvB gene encoding biosynthetic-type acetolactate synthase large subunit: MLAKQSEIEQNPISGAESLIDALVDHNVEMLFGYPGGAVLPIYDTLLTSSFRNILTRHEQGAAHAAEGYAKVTGRTGVILVTSGPGASNAITGIADAMMDSIPLVVLTGQVGTAAIGTQAFQELDVLSMTKSVTKANFQIRNSEEIADVLDQAFSIAQSGRKGPVVVDLPKDMMAQVNNDQRGFACRSTRACSLNQVQTQDLDEILNQLSQSKRPLLLLGAGVSSAKAGFLAREFAHNWRLPTVSTLLGLGILENNDPLFLGMGGMHGSYAANMAFQECDFLLNIGSRFDDRLVPNPKKFAPLAEIAQVDVDPQEIDKIVSTQYSVVADAKSVLEYLNEQPSKQTSKDWLKTTSQNKVTHGFKYQTDKEFLKPQEVIEEIGRITNGDATVVTDVGQHQMWVAQYYPFKRPNQLVTSGGLGTMGFGIPAAIGAKFADPDHQVVLFVGDGGIQMTSEELEVLAVEKLNVKIVLLNNQALGMVRQWQDEFYDKRRSQTVFTHQPDFDKLAQAYAMMYYRLNKSDNLHEKLTEIFKTEGPALIEVSIPELEQVYPMVAPGSANDEMLGLD, translated from the coding sequence ATGTTAGCAAAACAGTCGGAGATTGAACAAAATCCAATTAGTGGAGCCGAATCTTTGATTGACGCATTAGTTGATCACAACGTAGAAATGCTATTCGGTTATCCAGGCGGAGCTGTTTTACCAATTTACGACACACTGCTTACTTCGTCGTTTCGAAATATTTTGACTCGGCATGAACAAGGTGCTGCCCACGCAGCTGAAGGTTATGCCAAAGTCACAGGGAGGACAGGCGTCATTTTGGTCACAAGTGGACCAGGGGCTTCCAATGCGATTACGGGCATTGCCGATGCTATGATGGATTCCATTCCATTAGTGGTTTTGACCGGGCAAGTTGGAACGGCCGCAATTGGCACGCAAGCTTTTCAAGAGCTTGATGTCTTGAGCATGACGAAATCTGTTACCAAGGCCAATTTTCAAATTAGAAATAGCGAAGAGATCGCCGATGTATTGGATCAAGCTTTTTCAATCGCACAATCAGGGCGTAAAGGTCCAGTAGTTGTCGATCTTCCAAAAGACATGATGGCACAAGTTAACAATGATCAAAGAGGTTTTGCGTGTAGAAGCACGAGAGCTTGCAGCCTAAATCAAGTCCAAACTCAGGATTTGGATGAGATCTTAAATCAGCTATCCCAATCAAAACGGCCCTTGTTGCTACTAGGTGCAGGAGTCAGTTCTGCTAAAGCTGGATTTTTGGCAAGAGAATTTGCCCACAATTGGCGCTTGCCAACTGTTTCGACCTTATTGGGATTGGGTATTTTGGAAAACAACGACCCATTATTTTTGGGAATGGGCGGCATGCATGGTTCATATGCTGCCAACATGGCATTTCAAGAGTGCGATTTCTTATTGAACATCGGATCTAGATTCGATGATCGACTAGTACCAAATCCGAAGAAATTTGCTCCATTGGCAGAAATTGCCCAGGTTGATGTTGATCCTCAAGAGATCGACAAAATCGTTTCGACCCAATATTCAGTCGTTGCCGACGCTAAATCGGTGCTTGAATATTTGAACGAACAGCCGAGTAAACAAACTTCTAAAGATTGGTTGAAGACCACTAGTCAAAATAAAGTAACGCACGGTTTTAAATATCAAACAGACAAAGAGTTTTTAAAGCCACAAGAAGTTATCGAAGAGATTGGACGGATCACAAATGGCGACGCAACTGTCGTTACCGATGTAGGCCAACACCAAATGTGGGTGGCACAGTATTATCCCTTCAAACGTCCAAATCAATTAGTTACTTCTGGCGGTTTAGGAACTATGGGCTTTGGAATTCCCGCAGCAATCGGTGCAAAATTTGCTGACCCAGATCATCAAGTAGTCTTGTTCGTCGGCGATGGCGGCATCCAAATGACCAGCGAGGAATTAGAAGTCTTAGCAGTGGAAAAGTTGAACGTAAAAATTGTTCTTTTAAATAATCAAGCACTAGGAATGGTACGTCAGTGGCAAGATGAGTTTTACGATAAAAGACGCTCACAAACAGTCTTCACTCATCAACCTGATTTTGACAAGTTAGCTCAAGCATACGCCATGATGTATTACCGACTAAATAAATCTGATAATTTACATGAAAAACTTACTGAAATTTTCAAAACGGAAGGTCCAGCATTGATCGAAGTTTCGATTCCGGAATTGGAACAAGTCTACCCAATGGTAGCTCCAGGTTCAGCTAATGACGAGATGCTCGGATTAGATTAA
- a CDS encoding isocitrate lyase/phosphoenolpyruvate mutase family protein has translation MSAHFIPAASNALMVKHLESAGFNSVYLDRCLLSTQLLGTFDADLLSNQAYLNYVQHLTTVSDMNVIADAYVSDGSDSLRAQVTALQKAGCNAVVVNDANFADTKTFENALNTLNQATDDDDFTVIAKLDGFVKYGLNELQDRINIAKLNGIDQIIISSITNDDLVIIKAVINTAVISLIIDNAKITYFDAQQLDPEFILDTYHVYQGLNQAAKMISHNMIIKIFMG, from the coding sequence ATGTCAGCACATTTCATACCAGCAGCATCAAATGCTCTAATGGTTAAACATTTAGAGTCAGCCGGTTTTAATTCTGTTTACTTAGATCGATGTCTGCTCAGTACTCAACTACTGGGCACCTTTGACGCCGACCTGTTAAGTAATCAGGCTTATCTTAATTATGTTCAACATCTGACCACAGTTTCAGATATGAACGTTATTGCAGATGCATACGTAAGCGATGGATCTGATTCTTTGCGTGCACAAGTTACTGCACTGCAAAAGGCAGGATGCAATGCTGTCGTCGTGAATGATGCTAACTTTGCGGATACTAAAACTTTCGAAAATGCATTAAATACCTTAAATCAAGCCACTGATGACGATGACTTTACTGTTATTGCCAAGTTAGATGGCTTTGTTAAGTATGGCCTAAATGAACTTCAAGACAGAATCAACATTGCTAAGTTGAATGGTATAGACCAAATTATTATTAGTAGCATTACTAACGATGACTTGGTCATTATTAAGGCCGTCATCAATACGGCCGTGATTAGTTTGATTATTGATAACGCAAAAATTACTTACTTCGACGCGCAACAGTTAGATCCTGAATTCATTTTGGATACCTATCATGTTTACCAAGGGCTGAATCAAGCAGCAAAAATGATCAGTCACAACATGATTATCAAGATATTCATGGGCTAG
- the ilvA gene encoding threonine ammonia-lyase IlvA yields MTTKTQTVLTNQDVEQAYQVLKPVVEHTPLQYCDYLSQKYHCRVYLKREDLQQVRSFKIRGAYYAISQTPEADRRRGVVCASAGNHAQGVAWTSKKMDIPATIFMPTTTPQQKVDQVKFFGGDNVTIELTGDTFDEANAAANQFCVDNQQTFIAPFDNLNTMAGQGTLAVEVFDDAKDKDLQVDYLFAAIGGGGLISGVSTHTKAVSPETTVVGVEPSGASSMAKAFSVGHPVNLDKVDTFVDGAAVRKVGQLTYNTCQKYVDRLVSVPEGLDSKTILDVYSKLALVAEPAGALSIAALEVYKEQLAGKTVVCVVSGGNNDINRMQEMEEKSLIYQGLQHYFLVSFAQRAGTLREFVNVVLNPDDDITKFEYTKKVNSDQGPVLVGVRLGKAENLGQLLDRLTEFDPEYTNLQDNPALYRMLV; encoded by the coding sequence ATGACAACCAAAACACAAACTGTATTAACCAACCAAGACGTAGAACAAGCTTATCAAGTTCTAAAACCTGTAGTAGAACACACACCATTGCAATATTGCGACTACCTTTCACAAAAATACCACTGTCGAGTCTATTTGAAACGTGAAGATCTTCAACAAGTTCGTTCATTCAAGATCCGCGGCGCCTATTACGCAATCTCTCAGACTCCAGAAGCTGACCGCAGACGCGGAGTTGTCTGTGCCAGTGCTGGAAATCACGCTCAAGGCGTCGCCTGGACAAGTAAAAAAATGGATATCCCAGCAACAATCTTCATGCCAACCACCACTCCACAGCAAAAAGTTGATCAAGTAAAATTTTTTGGAGGCGATAATGTCACTATCGAACTAACCGGAGATACCTTTGACGAAGCCAATGCAGCTGCTAATCAATTCTGCGTTGATAATCAACAAACCTTCATCGCACCTTTCGACAATCTGAACACTATGGCCGGTCAAGGTACCTTGGCAGTTGAAGTCTTTGACGATGCTAAAGACAAAGACTTGCAAGTTGATTACTTATTTGCAGCCATCGGTGGCGGCGGTTTGATCAGCGGCGTCAGCACCCACACCAAAGCTGTCAGTCCTGAAACCACTGTTGTTGGGGTTGAACCTAGTGGTGCCAGTTCAATGGCAAAAGCTTTTTCAGTCGGACATCCCGTTAACTTGGATAAAGTCGATACTTTCGTGGATGGTGCAGCCGTCAGAAAAGTGGGTCAATTGACTTACAATACTTGTCAAAAATACGTTGACCGCTTGGTATCCGTGCCAGAGGGATTAGATAGCAAAACCATTCTTGATGTTTACAGCAAATTGGCATTGGTCGCAGAACCTGCCGGTGCATTAAGCATCGCCGCTCTAGAAGTTTACAAAGAACAATTAGCTGGAAAAACCGTCGTCTGTGTAGTTTCAGGCGGGAACAATGACATCAATCGGATGCAAGAAATGGAAGAGAAATCATTGATCTATCAGGGATTGCAACATTACTTCCTAGTCAGTTTTGCCCAACGCGCCGGAACTCTTAGAGAATTTGTCAATGTCGTCTTGAATCCCGACGATGACATCACGAAATTTGAATATACTAAAAAGGTCAACAGCGACCAGGGACCAGTCTTAGTCGGAGTTAGATTAGGAAAAGCTGAAAACTTAGGACAATTGTTAGACCGTTTGACTGAATTTGATCCAGAATATACCAACTTGCAAGATAATCCAGCATTGTATCGGATGTTGGTGTAA
- a CDS encoding universal stress protein, which yields MTSYNKVLVAVDDSQDSKLAFNYAIQRCKRDKSELDIVSILEDKDLNSYQILSKKFLNGQRSKLLRELQQDQQTAEKQGVKTVHTYTTEGDDEAGQIIVRDIIPDVKPDLLVIGSKSQHGVEQYFGSQASYMVKHAPISVMVVK from the coding sequence ATGACCAGTTATAACAAAGTTTTAGTTGCAGTCGATGATTCGCAAGACTCAAAATTAGCTTTCAATTATGCGATTCAGCGCTGCAAACGTGATAAAAGCGAATTAGATATTGTTTCAATTTTAGAAGATAAGGATCTTAATAGTTATCAGATCCTCAGTAAAAAATTTTTAAATGGACAGCGGTCTAAATTGTTACGTGAATTGCAGCAGGATCAACAGACTGCAGAAAAACAAGGCGTTAAGACTGTCCATACGTATACGACTGAAGGTGATGATGAAGCTGGGCAAATCATTGTGCGAGATATTATCCCGGACGTAAAACCTGACTTGCTAGTCATCGGTTCAAAATCGCAGCATGGAGTCGAACAATATTTCGGCAGCCAAGCTAGTTACATGGTTAAACATGCACCGATCTCGGTGATGGTTGTTAAATAA
- a CDS encoding Nramp family divalent metal transporter, with amino-acid sequence MNEETEPKKRKLIEYANGPSLEEINSSVDVPKGKGFWKTLFVYSGPGALVAVGYMDPGNWSTSITGGQNFEYLLMSVILISSLVAMLLQYMAAKLGIVTQMDLAQAIRARTSKALGIVLWIMTEFAIMATDIAEVIGAAIALFLLFHIPLIIDVFITVFDVLLLLLLTKIGFRKIEAIVVCLILVIILVFGYQVALSNPNWGGVIKGIVPTKETFASSPTVGGMTPLTGALGIIGATVMPHNLYLHSAISQTRKIDHNDKKQVAMSVKFTAWDSNIQLTFAFFVNALLLIMGVAVFKSGAVKDPSFFGLFQALSDTKTMSNGVLQSVAKTGILSTLFAVALLASGQNSTITGTLTGQVIMEGFVHMRMPLWLRRLVTRLISVIPVLICVSLTSGKSAIDEHVALNDLMNNSQVFLAFALPFSMLPLLLMTDSKAEMGQQFKNGFLIKMFGWISVVGLTYLNMLGLPAQIEGFFGSNPTKAQIALADHIAYGLIVIVLALLVWTIVEMYQGNKRVKEIKSQNSAKISESES; translated from the coding sequence ATGAATGAAGAAACCGAGCCGAAGAAACGTAAGTTGATCGAATATGCTAATGGCCCTTCGCTTGAAGAGATCAACAGTAGTGTCGATGTTCCCAAAGGAAAGGGATTTTGGAAGACGCTATTTGTATATTCGGGACCTGGAGCACTAGTTGCTGTGGGGTATATGGATCCTGGTAATTGGAGTACATCAATTACTGGTGGTCAAAATTTTGAGTATTTATTGATGTCAGTGATACTTATTTCTAGTTTAGTTGCCATGTTGTTGCAATATATGGCCGCTAAACTAGGAATTGTAACACAGATGGATTTAGCTCAAGCTATTCGTGCTAGAACGAGTAAAGCTTTGGGAATTGTTTTATGGATCATGACTGAATTTGCAATTATGGCAACTGATATTGCCGAAGTTATCGGTGCCGCAATCGCATTGTTCCTATTGTTCCACATTCCATTGATAATCGATGTTTTTATAACTGTATTTGATGTTTTGCTATTATTGCTTTTAACTAAGATCGGTTTCAGAAAAATCGAAGCAATCGTTGTCTGTTTGATCTTGGTTATTATCTTGGTATTCGGTTATCAAGTTGCATTATCTAATCCTAACTGGGGCGGCGTCATCAAAGGAATCGTACCAACAAAGGAGACCTTTGCATCAAGTCCAACCGTTGGTGGGATGACTCCATTGACTGGTGCCTTAGGTATCATCGGTGCCACGGTAATGCCACACAATTTGTATCTACATTCAGCAATTTCTCAAACTAGAAAAATTGATCATAATGATAAAAAACAAGTTGCAATGTCAGTTAAATTTACCGCTTGGGATTCAAATATCCAACTAACATTCGCATTTTTCGTAAACGCATTGTTACTGATCATGGGTGTGGCAGTCTTCAAGAGTGGTGCCGTCAAGGATCCATCATTCTTCGGATTGTTCCAAGCCTTGTCAGATACCAAGACAATGAGTAACGGAGTTTTACAAAGCGTCGCCAAGACTGGTATTTTATCAACCTTATTCGCTGTAGCATTACTAGCTTCCGGTCAAAATTCGACAATCACAGGTACATTAACTGGACAAGTTATAATGGAAGGTTTTGTTCATATGAGAATGCCATTATGGCTTCGTCGCCTTGTCACACGGTTGATTTCAGTGATTCCAGTTTTGATCTGCGTTTCATTGACTAGTGGTAAGAGTGCCATCGATGAGCACGTTGCCTTAAACGATTTAATGAATAATTCTCAAGTCTTCTTGGCCTTTGCATTACCATTCTCAATGTTGCCATTATTACTCATGACCGATAGTAAAGCTGAAATGGGTCAACAGTTCAAAAACGGCTTTTTGATCAAAATGTTTGGATGGATCTCAGTCGTAGGCCTGACTTATTTAAATATGTTGGGATTGCCCGCACAGATCGAAGGATTCTTTGGCAGCAATCCAACCAAAGCACAAATTGCCTTGGCTGATCATATCGCCTATGGTTTGATCGTGATCGTGTTAGCTCTGTTGGTTTGGACAATTGTCGAGATGTATCAGGGCAACAAACGGGTTAAGGAAATTAAATCCCAAAATTCTGCAAAAATTTCTGAGAGTGAATCTTAA
- a CDS encoding iron chaperone encodes MAALDDYLATLTNDNDKLLATKMNEIITEALPDAEIRISYGLLGYFQPKQVCFFGINKNHIGFYPTNKPIEQFKTEITPYLHGKTTLHFKKSVSDIPVDLVQNIAKWNLNN; translated from the coding sequence ATGGCTGCATTAGATGATTATTTAGCAACACTCACTAACGACAATGATAAACTATTAGCGACCAAAATGAATGAAATTATTACTGAGGCTTTGCCCGATGCTGAAATCAGGATTTCGTATGGACTGTTGGGATATTTTCAACCTAAGCAAGTTTGCTTTTTCGGTATCAACAAAAATCATATCGGATTTTATCCAACCAACAAGCCGATCGAGCAATTCAAGACTGAGATCACGCCATATTTGCATGGTAAAACGACGCTGCATTTTAAAAAATCAGTCTCAGATATTCCAGTTGATTTAGTTCAAAATATAGCAAAATGGAACCTTAATAATTGA
- a CDS encoding endonuclease III domain-containing protein has translation MSKIINIRELFEILNHELGLQKWWPADSTEEMLTGMVLIQNTNWKNADRSLDNLRGKTNFELNKMLALSQDELKELIQPSGFFNNKSIYLRSLLTAYRDDFDDWEKLSTHDLRKKLTGLKGIGNETADVLLLYYFHRSTFVADNYAMRLFGNMQAFTKKPTYMKLKNAVEFDFDFTPEEAGEFHACIDEFGKLKSDFFDDYILKLPTTIK, from the coding sequence TTGTCAAAAATTATTAATATCCGTGAACTATTTGAAATCTTGAACCATGAACTAGGCCTACAAAAGTGGTGGCCAGCCGACAGCACTGAGGAAATGCTAACGGGAATGGTATTGATCCAAAACACTAATTGGAAAAATGCTGACCGTTCACTCGACAACTTACGAGGCAAAACTAATTTTGAATTGAATAAAATGCTAGCTCTGTCGCAAGATGAGTTAAAAGAATTGATCCAGCCAAGTGGTTTCTTTAATAATAAATCAATTTATCTTCGGTCGCTACTCACCGCTTATCGCGATGACTTCGACGATTGGGAAAAGCTATCGACCCACGACCTTCGCAAAAAATTGACCGGTCTAAAAGGAATCGGCAACGAAACCGCCGATGTATTGCTACTATACTATTTCCATCGTTCAACTTTTGTTGCCGACAATTATGCGATGCGACTCTTCGGCAATATGCAGGCATTTACGAAAAAACCAACTTATATGAAATTAAAAAATGCGGTTGAATTTGATTTCGACTTTACTCCAGAAGAAGCCGGAGAATTCCACGCTTGTATCGATGAGTTTGGAAAGCTCAAGAGCGACTTCTTTGACGATTACATTTTAAAATTACCAACTACTATTAAATAA